The following are encoded in a window of Oligoflexus sp. genomic DNA:
- the folP gene encoding dihydropteroate synthase: MSDEARSLIIGVLNVTPDSFSDGGTFLDPEKAVAHAWDLVNEGADVIDIGAESTRPGSAAVDADEEWRRLEPVLAALADQKPKARISLDTYKPMTMRRALDYPVDIINDISGIADRLTLETLAKRGLTYWAMHMHRDPAQMHKDPLDAAEALRAVAVFYESTQKTLMDLGFTKDRIWLDPGVGFGKTDRANVQVIGQALAESVHYEIILGVSRKSFIGRLLGITDPKERDAPSKMLELSFLLAGVRGIRTHDVARLKKLRDLVVE, from the coding sequence TTGAGTGACGAAGCGCGCAGTTTGATCATCGGGGTGCTCAATGTCACCCCGGATTCTTTTTCAGACGGTGGAACTTTTCTGGATCCTGAAAAGGCGGTGGCTCACGCCTGGGATCTTGTGAACGAAGGGGCCGACGTCATCGACATCGGCGCAGAATCGACCCGTCCTGGGTCGGCTGCCGTCGATGCGGACGAAGAGTGGCGCAGACTGGAGCCGGTTCTGGCCGCTCTCGCTGACCAAAAACCCAAGGCACGCATCAGCCTCGATACATACAAACCCATGACGATGCGCCGTGCTTTGGATTATCCGGTCGACATAATCAATGATATAAGCGGTATTGCCGATCGCCTGACCTTGGAAACACTTGCGAAGCGTGGACTCACCTATTGGGCCATGCATATGCATCGTGATCCAGCGCAGATGCACAAGGATCCTTTGGATGCTGCCGAGGCTCTGCGGGCTGTGGCTGTGTTTTATGAAAGTACTCAAAAGACGCTCATGGACCTTGGATTCACGAAAGACCGCATCTGGCTGGATCCTGGCGTGGGATTTGGCAAGACGGATCGGGCCAACGTGCAGGTGATCGGCCAGGCTCTGGCGGAGTCGGTGCACTATGAAATCATTCTGGGAGTTTCCCGGAAGTCTTTCATCGGTCGCCTGCTTGGGATCACCGATCCCAAGGAACGCGACGCCCCTTCCAAGATGCTGGAGCTGAGTTTTCTTTTGGCGGGAGTAAGAGGAATCCGAACGCATGATGTAGCACGGCTGAAAAAGCTGCGCGATTTGGTGGTGGAATAA
- the ftsH gene encoding ATP-dependent zinc metalloprotease FtsH produces MSKAKKPNQQMKFTLMLVGLVLLFIMFNMMSPQHQEDQNMKFADFMEAVDQGQIGDVTFRGTNEIIAVKKDGTPYKVQAATDAALRDELRSKKVRVNYETNENEGGSMWKSSLIFQLVPIVIILVFLIILMRQLQIGGGKAMSFGKSRAKLLNENQTKITFEDVAGIEEAKNELEEIVDFLKDPKKFTRLGGRIPKGVLLVGPPGTGKTILAKAIAGEAGVPFFSISGSDFVEMFVGVGASRVRDLFEQAKKQAPCIIFIDEIDAVGRQRGAGLGGGHDEREQTLNQLLVEMDGFETNEGVILIAATNRADVLDPALLRPGRFDRRVHVPKPDVRGRRGILKVHTRKTPMASDVDLDILAQGTSGFSGADLANLVNEAALLAARQDAKTVSMMHFESAKDKVLMGPERKSMIISEEEKRNTAIHEAGHCIVSKVLPGSDPVHKITIIPRGYALGMTVYLPSEDKLSVSREYAEGRIATAMGGRAAEEIVFNITSTGAGSDIQQATDLARKMVTQWGMSEKLGPIAWGTPDHEVFMGRDFGGREGFSQKIMEEIDAEVKRLVMGGYELAVKILKERRTVLESMADALLIRETLEAHDIENIMNGQIIISEDEREKYKERVQREKQLLSGKISQKSAKGRDSSDKPETESTTPIEPLPLGT; encoded by the coding sequence ATGTCTAAAGCCAAAAAACCGAACCAGCAGATGAAGTTCACACTCATGCTTGTTGGTTTGGTTCTACTCTTCATCATGTTCAACATGATGTCCCCGCAACACCAGGAAGACCAGAACATGAAATTCGCGGATTTCATGGAAGCGGTCGATCAAGGTCAGATCGGTGATGTGACCTTCCGCGGCACCAACGAGATCATCGCTGTCAAGAAAGACGGCACCCCTTACAAGGTCCAGGCTGCGACCGATGCGGCTCTGCGCGACGAACTGCGCAGCAAAAAAGTGCGCGTGAATTACGAAACCAACGAGAACGAAGGCGGCAGCATGTGGAAATCGTCTTTGATTTTCCAACTCGTTCCCATCGTCATCATCCTCGTTTTCCTGATCATCCTGATGCGCCAGCTGCAGATCGGTGGCGGCAAAGCGATGTCCTTCGGGAAAAGCCGGGCCAAGCTCCTGAACGAAAACCAAACCAAAATCACCTTTGAAGACGTGGCGGGCATCGAGGAAGCGAAAAACGAACTCGAAGAGATCGTCGACTTCCTGAAAGACCCGAAAAAGTTCACGCGCCTCGGCGGCCGCATTCCCAAAGGCGTTCTGCTCGTGGGCCCTCCCGGTACCGGTAAAACGATCCTGGCCAAAGCCATTGCGGGTGAAGCCGGTGTGCCCTTCTTCTCGATCTCCGGTTCGGACTTCGTGGAAATGTTCGTCGGCGTCGGTGCCAGTCGCGTGCGTGACCTCTTCGAACAGGCGAAAAAACAAGCTCCCTGTATCATCTTCATCGACGAAATTGATGCCGTCGGTCGTCAACGCGGTGCCGGTCTCGGCGGCGGTCATGACGAGCGCGAGCAAACCCTGAACCAGCTCCTCGTCGAGATGGATGGCTTCGAAACCAATGAAGGCGTGATCCTGATCGCAGCGACCAACCGCGCTGACGTCCTCGACCCCGCGCTGCTCCGTCCAGGCCGCTTCGATCGCCGCGTGCATGTGCCCAAACCCGATGTCCGCGGTCGCCGCGGTATCCTGAAGGTTCATACCCGCAAAACCCCCATGGCCTCGGATGTGGATCTTGATATCCTGGCCCAGGGAACCTCGGGCTTCTCGGGTGCGGATCTGGCGAACCTTGTGAACGAAGCAGCTCTGCTCGCCGCTCGTCAGGACGCCAAGACTGTTTCGATGATGCACTTCGAATCCGCCAAAGACAAAGTGCTGATGGGTCCCGAGCGTAAGAGCATGATCATCAGCGAAGAAGAAAAACGCAACACGGCCATCCATGAAGCCGGTCACTGCATTGTGTCCAAGGTGCTTCCTGGTTCGGATCCTGTGCACAAGATCACGATCATCCCGCGCGGCTACGCCCTCGGCATGACCGTTTACCTGCCTTCCGAAGACAAGCTTTCCGTGTCCCGCGAATATGCTGAAGGCCGTATCGCAACAGCCATGGGCGGTCGCGCCGCGGAAGAGATCGTCTTCAACATCACCTCGACCGGCGCCGGCAGTGATATCCAGCAGGCGACCGACCTTGCGCGCAAGATGGTCACCCAGTGGGGCATGAGCGAAAAACTCGGACCGATCGCCTGGGGAACTCCCGATCATGAAGTCTTCATGGGTCGCGATTTCGGTGGGCGTGAAGGCTTCTCGCAGAAGATCATGGAAGAGATTGATGCCGAAGTGAAACGCCTTGTCATGGGCGGCTACGAGCTGGCGGTCAAGATCCTGAAAGAACGCCGCACAGTCCTGGAAAGCATGGCCGATGCGCTCCTGATCCGGGAAACTCTTGAAGCCCATGATATCGAGAACATCATGAACGGCCAGATCATCATCTCGGAAGACGAGCGTGAGAAATACAAAGAACGGGTTCAACGCGAAAAGCAGCTCCTGAGCGGAAAAATTTCGCAAAAATCAGCCAAAGGCCGTGATTCCAGCGATAAACCGGAAACAGAGTCGACGACGCCTATTGAACCCTTGCCCTTGGGAACCTGA
- the cdaA gene encoding diadenylate cyclase CdaA, with amino-acid sequence MSELYNKLGHWALIDIAIIAMIIYRLLLLIRGTRAMQMVLGILMTIGFAFFISQVYPLTTLKWLMDKFYSSIIIIIVILFQEDIRRVLSRMGKKTVFPTHEQASSRQVLDDIARAATGLAGKKIGALIVIERNIILSRYVDIGVLIDARISKELLVSIFHPTSPIHDGAVIIQQGRIAAAGCFLPLTRDEDVDPNFGTRHRAAIGISQETDALALAVSEETSTISLMVDGKVSRNLDGKELRRLLKESLNTETEEAGESPTSAKNPWMERVRSFWIRGGNK; translated from the coding sequence ATGTCAGAACTCTATAACAAGCTGGGCCATTGGGCATTGATCGACATCGCCATCATCGCGATGATCATCTACCGCCTTTTGCTGCTCATCCGTGGAACGCGGGCCATGCAGATGGTGCTTGGGATTCTGATGACCATCGGCTTTGCCTTCTTCATCTCGCAGGTTTACCCGCTCACGACTTTGAAATGGCTGATGGACAAGTTTTATTCGTCCATCATCATCATTATCGTCATCCTCTTTCAGGAGGACATTCGCCGCGTCCTGAGCCGCATGGGAAAGAAAACGGTCTTTCCTACCCATGAGCAGGCTTCGTCGCGCCAGGTCCTGGATGATATCGCCCGCGCCGCCACAGGCCTGGCCGGGAAGAAAATCGGGGCTCTGATCGTCATTGAACGGAACATTATCCTGAGCCGCTACGTGGATATCGGTGTTCTGATCGATGCCCGGATCAGCAAGGAGCTTCTGGTTTCGATCTTTCACCCGACTTCACCCATTCACGACGGAGCGGTTATCATTCAGCAGGGCCGGATCGCAGCCGCAGGCTGCTTTTTGCCGTTGACCCGCGATGAGGATGTGGATCCGAACTTCGGCACAAGGCACCGCGCGGCCATCGGCATCAGCCAGGAAACCGATGCTCTGGCACTGGCCGTCTCCGAGGAAACGTCCACAATATCCCTTATGGTGGATGGCAAGGTTTCCCGGAATCTGGATGGCAAGGAGCTTCGCAGGCTTTTGAAGGAATCTTTGAATACGGAAACTGAAGAGGCCGGCGAGAGTCCCACCAGCGCGAAAAATCCCTGGATGGAACGGGTGCGTTCCTTCTGGATTCGAGGAGGGAACAAATGA